A region of the Leptospira venezuelensis genome:
TAGCCGGAGCCTTAAAAATTCAATTAGGAGGTAGAAATTATTATTCGGGAATTCCAAGTGAGAAACCAAAATTAGGAGATCCAGATCATAAATTGATACCAAATTTAATCTTAGACGCAAATAGGATTATATTCTTAACCTCCATTCTTTCTACACTCTTGTTTTTAGGCCTTGGACAGACGGTTCATTTCGTATTTAGGACCTTCTTCAAATCTTAAATTTATTTTATGAAAAATAAAGAATATCATCTTTTCCTAATACGACATGGAGAAACAGAATGGAATCGGGAAAGAAGGTTACAAGGACAGACTGATACCTGTCTAACAGAGCTAGGAATAGAACAATCCATCAAATTAGCTTACAAATTGAAGGATAAAGGAATAGAAATCATTTTTAGCAGTGATCTAAGAAGAGCAAAAGATACATCGGAACAGATTGCCCGCATATTAGGGATCGAGATCATATATCATCCAGGGCTTAGGGAGATATATTTAGGAGAAGCACAAGGAGTTTTAGAATCAGATCTTTCCAATTTATTCGGAGAAAACTCGTTTATTGCCTGGAAAAGTTTAGATACGATCCACAAACAATTTAGATTTCCCGGTGGGGAAAGCAAGTCTGAAGCGGAGAAGAGAATCATCACAACTATATTAAATTTATTAAAAATACATAACAAAAATAATATTGCGGTTTGCAGCCATGGATTCGTTCTCTCTAGATTTTATAAAAACTTTTCTCTACAGGAATTTCCTCATTCTAAACTTGGGAATTGTGGAGTTTTGGAATTACCAATTTTAATGAATTATTAGAAATAAATTAAACATTAGCAAAATAAATCAGAATAATATTTTTGAAGCTTATAA
Encoded here:
- a CDS encoding histidine phosphatase family protein — its product is MKNKEYHLFLIRHGETEWNRERRLQGQTDTCLTELGIEQSIKLAYKLKDKGIEIIFSSDLRRAKDTSEQIARILGIEIIYHPGLREIYLGEAQGVLESDLSNLFGENSFIAWKSLDTIHKQFRFPGGESKSEAEKRIITTILNLLKIHNKNNIAVCSHGFVLSRFYKNFSLQEFPHSKLGNCGVLELPILMNY